The Malus domestica chromosome 10, GDT2T_hap1 nucleotide sequence CAGGCGCTCATTAAGGCTTATTGTATGCTAGTCCAAAAGGAACAAAACCGTAGCCATTTCCGAGGGAATAATTTAGCTGGAGCATTGGAGGTGGTGGATCGACGAGGggtttacaatatatatatataattaaaggcATAACCCCATTTTATGCCAGGCTACGTACTTGACTTATGTTGCCAGCCAGCTGCATGagttttacacacacacacacacatatatataaacacaggTTTGACGTGGGCTTCATGATTGGATACAAATTAAGAAATTTAGTGACAgttgatgtgtgtgtgtatataaatatatatcctTCTTCAATCTTCAGCACTTACCTttaaaaatatatgaacatatatttCAATATATTTAAAAGAATCATGTTAGACCAAAGATACTACGCGTGCCAGTTCGGAAGCACTTGTGAGTTTAATGGAGCCAATATTCGAGATTGGTATTATATATGCATGATATTCCTAGAATAATGTTCGGAGTTGGACACCGATCGTTAAACAATTTGAAATTAATGTTGAAAGTATGAATAGATGTATGGCGGAGATTGGTTTATGATTGAATATGGTGCAGATTGGTCTAGGAAGAGTTTGTTAGAATGTTAGGTTAGAACTAAAAATTAAGGTTAGCTCTATACAAGGATTACATGCTATTTAAAACAAGATCAATATGTATGTGTGTCGTGTTAACCACATACCATTGCgtcattacacacacacacacacacacacacaaaaggtTAATGTTATACAATCAGGTAAAGCTTTTGAGGATACCTGAAGACGACATTGAGTTGGATGAACGAGAGAACCCTAGTCTGCAAGTAATCGTTCAAGGAAAGTCTTCTACTCACTTGAAGCCTTTATGTTCTTATGGTGATAGAACCCTTTTCTTAGAACGTTTTTTCTATGAGCGGGGAATTCCTACATTTATTGTGGCAATGGCAGCCAACTTCCATCTATCGTGGAAGTATGGTTATTGTCCTGTTGCACCAAATCCCGGTTTAAATGGAATAATGGATTAGTGGTAAAATACCTTAAGTGattatttcaaaacattttGAATGTGCTTCTACAAAAATAGGATGTTAACTTTTCCACGTATTCAAACTCTATAGAATTATATTATCAACATGTACCCTCTCCTTTATCACAACTTGTTAAGTCCAAATAGGATTCTTAAATTCTCCCACATGGACGCTAACTAGTTGTGGTTTAGAAGTTCCATGTCTAATATGAATTCATTCTTTAGTGATCACTTTGAGTTTTAAGCAACTAACGTCTTATTCACATTTACTAGTAATCGTTTAAGGATTGAACTTTAGGAAATAATACATGTACTAATAATGTATTCACCCTAAAATCACAATCCTCAAATTCATACTATATAATGCAAGTGTAATCAAACATTTATACACATTAATAACATAATTTAATCTGTATCTCAATTCATCTCTCCCACTGAACAATCCAACTAACCATTGTCGAGCCTTTGTTTGGTTGCAATGTTCTCATAACACTTGATTAAACAAGCTTCTTTATCACTCAAGTTCCTGAGCATTACCTCAACTTGTATCAGCTTGCTGCAagcatatatttgtatatacaaACGACTGAAACAATCATCAAGGTTGAATTCATCAACATGTCAACTAAAAACCATGAAGAACAAAACACATGAATTCATACTTATTCAAATAGGGAAATTCACTCCCACATAACAGCAGAATTGAATGAGTCAATGACTCCCATATTCATGACATGATCCTTGAACACTCCAACAACTAAGGGCTTTATGAGAAGATACTCCTGCCTTCACCTTTTCCTTTATGGACAAATATTTCACATCCATCATTCATACATGTTTATGTTACACCTTTGGGTAAGAAACATAAACATCATTTTGAAAATAGATTATGTAACCTTATTGTATAATAGTCATGTAAAAGATTAGGAAAACAACCAAGATTTGAAGTCTTTGGACAATAAAATAATCAACTTAATTCTCTTAAAACTGTTATACCctaaaaaaatctcaaaccaTTCATACATTCTTCTATTTGGAAAAGAATATTGACATATTACAAGTTTTAAAACCATAATTTACATAATCCAGTAGGTACACAAGCCTGCACTTCAAAATCTCGCTCAGAAGTTTTTCCTGAAAAAGTAAAGGTTAGTGCAAAAAATATTTGTGAGAACCCGTATTCCATAATTATATTATAAGTTGtcctatatatgtgtgtgtgtcaaCTAGAGTTGTATGTTGATCAACACGTGATGACCAAAGGACATGTGTCTCTGTGACTCATGAATTTTAAGCAAGAGCTGTTAGATACTAAAGTGAGTCACCACTCTATTGCTTGAGGTGTCGGATTTTTAAGAAAAACCTAGGGCTAGCTGTCATGCGTTGCACTTCCAACCAATTAAATGGCTTAATCTTTGCCGTCTTCTCCTAGTATAAATAGGAGCAAAGGCTCCATTCTTTTGAAACCACAGAAGCATGCAACGCATGCATTACGTAGGGGTGATGTACATATAGTATATATCTATGTATACATATGTATGTacgcagtggcggatccaggaatctTACCCCAAGGGGTCGCAGTgtaaaagttcaaataaaaatttaggatggaaaaacatattgaaaatgaaatcttagtactttcattcataattcataatAGAAACAATATTACAAACTATTTCAACATTTCGTTGTTTCGTGGGAAATATGAATAAATAGAACTAGTTACAAACTTTAATTCGAATAAATAAAACCGTTACAAATTTTCCATTAAAAATACATTTCGAAGGACACAAATCATATAAAAGTGATGGTTTCATGCCACTCGGTTATTGTCTATCCAGTGTCCATCCATTTCTAATCAATTTATCTCTACACATTTCTTCGTCACTATGTTGGAGTTCATATTGAAAACACTTAACACAGTACAAATGTAAAATCCTCAAACGCTAtcccatgaaaaaaaaaaaaaaaaaaaaaaaaccagttccTGGACAACATTTAAAAATTGATCCAAAATAAAGCAGAAAATTTCACATTCCATCACAAATTATGTaggaaataatttaaaaaacagTAGTGACTAACCAGAAGCAGTGTCATAAGTAGCATCAGAAGCCTTCTTAGAACTATCCTTCAAAAAATTCTCATCATCCTGCTTCAAAAAATTCTCATCATCCTGCTTCAGCCCAAGTCCTCCGGTGATTTTCTCTTTAGCCCACTCCATCCACGACTCCGACCCTTCTTTACCCTCTCTCGCCTTCTCCGCCGCCCTCGCGTCATCCGTCTGCCTTGACTGGTCCTTAAACTCCACAAACTCATCAAGAACTTCCTCATTCGCAGACGGCGTATGCCCCACGCTGGAGCCGCGGCATACGGTGGCAAGCatcaccaccaccgccaccataATGACAAGGAGTAGTTTGTAAGATTGCTTTGCACCCATGATCGTATAAACGTTTTCTGAAGATTTAAATCTGAAATGTATTTTCTGAAAAACTGAAGGTTTTGAGACGTTTTCTGAAAGGATCAGGAAGCAATGTGTGAAAGTTTAGGGTTGGGGAGGACTCCTGCcgagttttgaaaaaaaagaagcgcgcgagcgctgcttcttcttcctcttcctgccgagtcttcttcttcctcttcctgacGATCCCGACGACcccagctccaagaggtcgcatatgggagcttcaaggttgtttccatggtttccaaggggtcgtgcgaccccgacgaccccactgtggatccgcccTTGTatgtacgtgtgtgtgtgtatattatatatgtatagagaGAGATAGCGAGCTAGGGTTAGAGAGTTTGACGTGTGTGGAGATGTTAGTTGGGTTGTCTTGCCAATGCTTGGATTATCAAGGTGAGTGGTTTATGTAATGTGTTTCAAAGTATTCTTATTTTCTGATAAATGAAAACCACGAACTATTGTGGGTTTTATCTATTTATAAATCTCTATCTATTTAAGTCAAACATGTTGGATTTGTTGAAATGTTTTGGAGTTATTATATATCGTGATATGTGGATTATTTGgaaatgttcatggagcatgAGAACTTTGGTGTTGCATTAATCCGAGGGATAAATGTAAACTGCACACGGCCATTAGGGGTCACGTGGTGAGTTACAATTTATGAAGGATGTAATGAATATGTAAATGGATGATGTGATATGAAATTACGTggttaaagctttgatattattatcCTATTTTATAGTGTGATTAAAATGGCAAGCTTGACTGGCATATTATATATTCTACTTACTGAGCGACGGTGGTTGTTGCTCACCCCTCACCTATTATTTTACAGATGAGTTATTTGGCAAGACAGGTGTTGGACGAGCTGAGGTTGTCATTGAGAAGTTTaaggattttaatttattactttTGTACACCCTGTAAGGTTTTGGAGTTATTTTAATAAGAGGGGTTCATTTTTCAACCCGTgtcaatttctttttatttatttttacttttactcACGTTTCGGGCGCAGGGTTTTATTTTTCCACCGATCCCAGGTTCGGGGCGTGACAATATTATCGCAAAAGACTTTATTGTTATGATTGCAACCATCTAAAAAAGCCAAGAAACATTAGTAAGGTGAACCCCAAACCCTAATAATTATTTGGTCAAAACCATTTAAGCAATCTTTAACTCAAAATTGCCTCAAACTTAAGCAGTCGTGAAAACAAGGTTCATTTAATCATGCATGTCTAAGTCTCACTTTTGAGCAAGAGACATAAACTACCTTAATTCTTTACTGTATAGCCATAACACAATAGATTAAGATAGAACACAATTCATAGCATATAAAACAGTGCTACTGTTTATGTCTTTGTCTAGTATCCATGCATAAAACTTttaacatttcaattttttatggtAAGTAGGAGAAATCAACCAAACATCGTATGAAAAACCAACTTCCTACACTAATGGTAGAATCTAATTATGGATTATTTTCACATGCATCAGGTTCCACCTTGCAACCTACCATCTACTTCAAAAATGGCATTACTCAGTAAAATCTATAAATCTGTATCAGAACAGGAAGCAAATACTACACCTATCAAAAGGAATAAAGTTACTAAAATAAAAAGCACTTACGCTCTCAAAGAAGAAGTTGTTTAACTTAATTTCACCTCCACAAAAACAACCAAGATGCACCACCCAGAAAGATCAACTAAGTCATTTTCTTTAACCAACATTAATTCTAAGTGCCCCTATTTATTGGCATCCCCTCAACAATAACTTCTACAAAAAATTAGTAGAAAAATAAAGAATCACTTTGCAATATGATACATACATCAATTCAAATTGAAGCTAATTAACTAAATCACATCCATATAAATCAAAAAAGGACATTACTTACTTCATGAGCTTGAGATGCAACCTTCCCAGTTCCAATGGCCCACACGAGCTTAAAGGCTAGACAACACAAACTCGTCGTGCTCGTTTTCGTCAAGTCCCTCGAAAACTTCATCGTCTCCGCCATCATGATCGACCAACTCCTGTAAGATTTTCATGTAGGCATCGcgatttttgtttggttttgtcaTCAGCCCAGAAGGCTTAAAAATTGAATCACAATTCCATGCATCCTTTCCGGAccaaaatttccataaaatcCCACTTTGGTGAAGATGTAATAAACATTTGTCCAATGGTTAAATAACACAATTATGTGTTCCAATAAGACATATTTAGCCTTAGTTGTTTTACGTTGGCACCATTCTTGAATaagaattaccaaaaaaaaacattaatgcAAACAATTATAATCATAAATCATTATAATCACAACCAAGGAAAGCATTGACCAGAAACCATTAAAACATGTCCATTAGTCCACCAAGCTGGTGCATCCGTGATATCAAAGGCAACCCAACAATCTTTCATACCAATATCATTACCACCATCTCCATCGCTGGTTAAATGgaagagaaaattgtagcagTTGCATTCACTGAAGACGATAACATTTCATGTCAACTTATTACATTAACACTTGATTGAAACGCAATACAATACAACGCTTTTGAGCAAGAAGTATTTTATGCAAAAACATACAAACAATGCAATTTTACCAAATGGCTATTTAGTTTAGCATTAAACAGTTTCTTGGTCTAGGTGTTTGGACAAGAATTAGAGCCTATTTAACACTCTGCCAAATACCATGTCCTAACTCATTAGTCGAACCATTAAAAGTATTCCCCATTTTTGAAGACACTTAAAAGAATTAATCCAAATTATATCCTCCTGAGAAACAAGAGTAATAGAAAAGATAACAGACAAAGAGTACAAGAAATTGAAGCATATTCCCAACCATCTTAGCATCTCCAAACATGGAGCAATGTGATGATAAATCAAGACATGAACTGATAATGAAAAACACAACTTATATGCGGCTCCtcacttatttatttatttttaaccaTAAAAAAATGGCGataacataatatttttcaTTAGAAGATTCACAATGAACACAACCACAAGGACATAATATTTTCATGTATGCAAACCATGAACCACAATATAGAGAAAGAACCTGATACATTATATATGTCAAACCATGAACCACAATCCAGAGAGGGAGCCTGATACATCATATATGTCAGCTCTGGATCGAATCACATGATGGAGAAATAGATCCATGTTATGATCAATGAGTCACAATTTTACACCACTGAGACAATATTTCATTGAGAACCCATTTTGATGGAATTCttcaaacaattatttagtgtcacaacccgtcccgagATTTTCATATCGGGAGCGTGAAATGACGAAAGTACCTTTAGCGGGTACTAAAGTATGTGTGTGAGACATATATTTTTGGTCTAAATACATACATTCCTAAGTTTTTGTGTGGCTAGGGATGTGAGTTGGACTTGTTATTTTTGGATGGATCACACCCACACTCACGGGACACTTCTCATTTTCCTTTCCCCGTGTCTTCCCTCTCTCATTTCCATCTCAGTCTCTCTTCCTCTCGAACGCACGGACCAACACTACAGAACCCTGAAACTTCATGGATCGAGGGTTTTGAAGGCACCATCGTGCTCTTAAGGACTCTACGAACTCAACCACACCCATATTAGGTAAGAAACCCTTCgttttcacgttgaaaactcgagCTTCGAATTGAGCATTGTTCACGAACTCTTGAATGGTTGATtattaggacaatccaagctcacagggAGCTTTGTTAGGACCTCTAGAGGCTTGGAGTGCATCGTTGGAGGTGTTTTGACGTCGGGATCAAGaggttcgaaggtggccggtttttgTGGAAATTTCTTGTCAAGATTTCGAAGGATTTGAAGCTCCTAAGAGGTATGGTTTcattctacatgttgagggcttcaatttggtataaagaacatgaaaatggtgcaaaaatgagCGAGAAACAAGCAATTGCAGGTCTGCCCAGAATCCGGCGCCGGTGACACTATTCCGGCGTCTGGAGGTAGGAGAtgacgcgcgtggggggcgcgtggCACCGTGGCCTCCCcggcgcgtgagggcgcgtgggctctaggaaaattattttaaaaatatcacgatgtttgtgaggttgagtaggtcactgtggtatattcatatacccaaattgagcaccgtatgagaagttattgagaattgttggttatatgctttaaataacgtttatatagtattcaccgcggcggcgcgtggccaatggccgccaatgtcattcttatcatgtgtttaaggttctaggttcagttttgataattgatggacgtaaattgagtaattgaacctaagttgggtacgattcgtggttaggcgAAAACGTGAATTGACGatttgaccgttggatcgtcaccaaaatttgatacgttgtaatacgtaatatttgaggattataggaacttacggatcggtaATCCGATTTagggatcttccggaattggagttgtaagttcataaaatagaatgttaaccatcacttggttttggaaattgacggagatctgaccgttggatggtaatgaaattttaggaaattgtcctagagatatattgtggacctctggaagttatggatttgaaatctgagttgcagatcttccggatcgaactgcgtagtgacgtgttgtatataagttatatattctattgatatgatttctgagattggatttgattattgttttaggcgccgatcgtcatgacgccttgacgTATTGTGCGAtggagttgttgggcgaactccaggtgagtgggcagtatttccgtttatacctatatactattgaaaTTCCCATAAATTgagtttttaatgaaaatatgtttctaaaatgccatgcatacataATATGAATGATATGAGTTATacgaattgataattgatgcatatatatgtgtgaattggtgctgtggacgcacaggtaagtatcaggtgagttttatgttattcatgtgaatcattgatgatgtatattatgttgatagctcataacctgcaatcatggtgttagtgcttatagtattcaccgcaccgcacgctcatcttggatccaagtaggtgcatgtcgtacagaccatgagagggttccgacatgctagtcgtacagatcattGAGGTgattccgactggtaggtgacttaggttatgtgcacagatgattgatgagagaagcactagagcgtattattacaccattcatgtcgtacagactacttcaggtagttccgacttatctgcagtgtagtgccgtacaggtcaccgaggtgactccggttggattggatgttgagctatggaattaaccgtacaggaccaactgcagggtctccggttaattcatcatttcacctgttacattgatgcatcattcAATCTGTTTTTGAAAGTTTTTAACATAGCATAATTTTTGGTTTAAGAAagtttgatgatttgagatttatgaaaagtattatgctatttttgggaaagtatacaggttttacagcgaagggttagaaatgttttaaatgaaaggttttcgaaaaactttgttttactgacccactcaattttgttttgcgcccctccaggttctagattgcagagctttggtggccacgaggaaatccagcggtgttctgacagaattcacaaatgtaggactcaccctcgggtgtttcatcttagtaattgtatttttaaagcttccgaactgtgtaaatggttacgtcactctcacgtgacggccatcatgccctccttcgggacggggtgtgtcatttagTATATCAATTACTTGGACTTATGTAATTCTTGTTTTCTTATCTGCAAACACTCGAAATGGTGGTGAGAAGAGAAAAgtgacaacaaaacaaaacatgaatcaaaGTGAGACTAACCTTGGCTCTGATACCCAACTATTAAAATTATACAAGGATTACTCATTTAAAACAAGATCAATATGTATGTTTGCAtccttacacacacacacacacacacacacacacacacacatacatacatacatacatacatacatacatacatatatacatacatacatacaatgTTAATGCTACACAATcaggtaaagcttttgagaatacCTGAAGACGACATTGAGTTGGATGAACGAGAGAACCCTAGTTTGCAAGTAATCGTCCAAGGAAAGTCTTCTACTCACTTGAAGCCCTTGTGTTCTTATGGTGATAGAACCTTTTTCTTagaacgtttttttttttctgtgagCAGGGAATTCCTACATTTATTGTGGCAATGGCAGCCAACTTCCATCTATCGTGGAAGTATGGTTATTGTCCCGTTGCACCAAATCCCAGTTTAAATGGAGTAGTGGATTAGTGGTAAAATACATTACGTGGTTATTTCAAAGCATTCTGAATGTGCTTCCACAAAAATAAGATGTTCAAACTCTATAGAATTATATTATCAACATGTAAACTCTCCCTTATCACAACTTGTTAAGTCCAAATAGGATTCTTATAGGTTAGAGTTAGTTTGTAGGTTAGTATAAATTGtaaattttctctcattttctgtaATCTGTTCAACTATCAATACAAGCTTTGATTTCCTTctaaaaccttcatcttcttcttctctgtatTTTGGATAATAGTTTCATGCCTCTTTCAACTATCAAATCAACCATTGAGGGAAATGTCAAATGTGATGAAAGCTACTATAGTGATACAAGTCGCATGATATATATTGGTTATATATGTATAGCTTGCTAGATAATGAAGCTAAAATTGGATAATTTCATAGATGGTATGCATGACTGCACTTTTACATTATTGACGAGCTTCTTctcgattttttttattatatgtaTGTAGGGCAACCTACCATATTAGCAATGTCTTCTAGTAGCAATCTTGTTATTGTTGTCCATCGACGTTACCTTTCCTCTAGCTATATATAACTACCAACTGACCATATACATCCCCAGCAGGTTCCTTCACATGCTCATTAGGCTGCTTGGTGGACCTTGTTTTATGAATATACGCATGCACTTAAGCTAGCAtctatgtttcttttttttttcttttttctgacaAGAAACGATAATGTTGTATTTCATTCATCATCACAAGCAAATACAGAGGTGCTAATAGATAACAAATAGAGAGGTGCCAATTGGATAAGATGGCTCTAGTGACCAAGAAATTGATTCGAATGAATTTGCACAAGCACAAAATAAAAGCAAAACCTTTAAACGTTTACCACATGCACAAAACTACAAACAACAATGGAAATCTGTCACAAAACACGATAGAGGCAACAAATTTGAATCAGCATCCACATCGGTCGTTGATGAATAACGAGGCCACATAAAGTGATCATCGAAGAGCGAGATCACTTAAAATCATCGTTGAAAGATGAGACCACTTAACTCGTCTCTTAAAAGACGAAAACCACATATAGCCATTGCTAAAGCGCGATCACGTTACTTGCTAGACGAGACAACAAACTACACTACTCTGAGCAAATATCCACTGCCCGGCTCATTCCAGTGGAGGGCTGTGACTCTCTGACCAAGGAAACCTGCACCAACAATGCTCAAGCAGAATCCACAGTGTTCATATGTCAAAGGAGGCGGCGAAGCCTGCCAAATTTATAGCGTGCTAAGCGGCGGAGCCACCAAATCTGATCACTCAGACGGTGCAGCCGCAAGATCCTTTAGCCCAAGCGGTCCAATCGCCAAATTAGATTGCCCAAGGAGGCGTCTCCGTCATTTTTTAGGGAACAAGGTGGCATAG carries:
- the LOC114827451 gene encoding late embryogenesis abundant protein D-29-like produces the protein MGAKQSYKLLLVIMVAVVVMLATVCRGSSVGHTPSANEEVLDEFVEFKDQSRQTDDARAAEKAREGKEGSESWMEWAKEKITGGLGLKQDDENFLKQDDENFLKDSSKKASDATYDTASG